One window of the Spirochaetota bacterium genome contains the following:
- a CDS encoding DUF2804 domain-containing protein yields the protein MQTEITKREKLLVGNGRLTRPGYARSPLQEYNPENIRVYPGRALNRLRLKEWDYYGITARDFFFSATVSHIGYAGMVFVYFIDFAKGFCVERSITIPLGKGCDLPHSSEQGDILFENPGARLSFVKKGDRRELSVWWKGFHEGDCEANITLFEPRMDSLVITTPIGAKRFYYNRKINCMPAEGSVTVAGKKRTFSRKDAMGTLDWGRGVWEYSSFWNWASASGFLPGGGSVGLNLGCGFGDLSAATENCFFINGAMTKLDWVDISYDPSSYMRPWYFSSRDGRLNLTLTPFFERVAKTNLLVIASEVHQMFGTYRGTLRTDAGREQRIDGLTGWAEEHRARW from the coding sequence CGGGATACGCGCGCTCGCCCCTGCAGGAATACAACCCCGAAAACATACGGGTATACCCCGGCAGGGCGCTCAACCGGCTTCGCCTCAAGGAATGGGATTATTATGGAATCACTGCCCGGGATTTTTTCTTCTCGGCGACGGTGTCCCATATAGGCTACGCGGGTATGGTCTTCGTGTACTTCATCGATTTCGCGAAGGGCTTCTGCGTGGAGCGGAGCATCACCATCCCGCTCGGAAAGGGGTGCGATCTCCCGCATTCGAGCGAACAGGGGGATATCCTGTTCGAGAACCCGGGTGCGCGGCTTTCTTTCGTCAAAAAAGGCGATCGGCGCGAGCTTTCCGTGTGGTGGAAGGGGTTTCATGAAGGCGACTGCGAGGCGAATATCACGCTGTTCGAGCCGCGGATGGATTCCCTCGTGATTACCACGCCTATCGGCGCGAAGCGCTTCTATTATAACCGCAAGATCAACTGCATGCCCGCGGAGGGAAGCGTCACGGTGGCGGGAAAGAAACGCACGTTTTCCAGGAAGGACGCCATGGGCACCCTGGACTGGGGACGCGGGGTGTGGGAATATTCCAGCTTCTGGAACTGGGCGAGCGCATCGGGGTTCCTTCCCGGCGGCGGGTCGGTGGGTCTCAACCTGGGGTGCGGGTTCGGCGACCTTTCGGCGGCCACGGAAAACTGCTTCTTCATAAACGGCGCGATGACCAAGCTCGATTGGGTGGATATCTCGTACGACCCGTCCTCGTACATGCGTCCCTGGTATTTCAGCTCGCGGGACGGCAGGCTGAACCTCACGCTCACGCCGTTTTTCGAGCGGGTCGCGAAGACGAACCTTCTTGTTATCGCAAGCGAGGTCCACCAGATGTTCGGGACCTATCGCGGCACGTTGCGTACCGACGCGGGCCGCGAGCAGCGTATCGACGGCCTCACCGGCTGGGCAGAGGAACACAGGGCGCGGTGGTGA
- a CDS encoding DUF1957 domain-containing protein translates to MGSGKGARARLAFVLHAHIPWVRIPEERFPLQELWLYQAMLDSYIPFLQMVEHLWPAGIPPKITLSVSPTLISMLDDPYFTARFLDYLAVLKELCGIAAKRGGFDAARAAGFLARRAAESGDWLARQERGLVGAIRAAAGHGVNLICTAATHAFLPAWRHSPGMVRLQVETGLRCFEKIIGSRPDGFWLPEMGYYAGLDGLLAHARIDYTFLSAHSLYATPTVPPTGNFFPVVTGTGLRVFPRDAGLSDRIWSRESGYPGDVRYREFHRDYTYDIPEGELSSHGVTRSPFGLRLFGITGGSSEKKFYDPGEASLACDEHAEGFIAAVRERAARVRELAGIDPVFTLPFDLELFGHWWYEGPLFLERVLRAVEQSDDLELVTPDDFPGGLDMPLVVPAESSWGRGGYGATWLNPDVIDVYSRAAGLFDRLCALSRRADPHSIFAAAREIMLLQSSDWAFGISNDNFRDYFLGRIAEHTGAAETIIGRMESGADDNDFTAGRAARYPIFDTLAGEIAELVRKG, encoded by the coding sequence ATGGGATCCGGTAAAGGCGCGCGTGCGCGCCTCGCGTTCGTCCTTCACGCCCATATCCCCTGGGTGCGCATCCCGGAGGAGCGCTTTCCCCTTCAGGAATTGTGGCTGTACCAGGCGATGCTCGATTCATACATACCCTTTCTGCAAATGGTCGAGCATCTGTGGCCTGCGGGCATTCCCCCCAAAATTACACTGTCCGTCAGCCCTACGCTGATTTCCATGCTGGACGATCCCTACTTCACCGCGCGGTTTTTGGATTACCTTGCCGTGCTGAAGGAGCTTTGCGGGATAGCCGCGAAGCGCGGGGGATTCGACGCGGCGCGTGCGGCAGGCTTTCTCGCGCGCCGGGCCGCGGAATCGGGGGATTGGCTCGCCCGGCAGGAGCGTGGTTTGGTCGGCGCGATACGCGCGGCGGCCGGACACGGGGTAAACCTGATCTGTACGGCCGCTACCCACGCCTTCCTGCCCGCGTGGAGGCATTCCCCGGGGATGGTCAGGCTCCAGGTCGAGACGGGGCTTCGCTGTTTCGAGAAAATTATCGGGTCCAGGCCCGACGGTTTCTGGCTTCCGGAAATGGGTTATTATGCGGGCCTGGACGGGCTCCTCGCGCACGCGCGCATCGACTATACGTTCTTGAGCGCGCACAGCCTGTACGCGACACCCACGGTTCCCCCGACGGGAAATTTTTTCCCCGTGGTCACCGGGACGGGGCTTCGCGTATTCCCGCGCGATGCGGGACTCTCGGACCGGATATGGTCGAGGGAATCGGGTTACCCGGGCGACGTGCGGTATCGCGAGTTTCACCGTGATTACACGTACGATATCCCCGAGGGGGAGCTCTCCTCTCACGGCGTTACCCGGTCCCCGTTCGGGCTAAGGCTTTTCGGCATCACCGGCGGCTCTTCGGAAAAAAAGTTTTACGACCCGGGAGAGGCGTCGCTCGCCTGCGACGAGCACGCGGAAGGCTTCATCGCGGCCGTCCGGGAGCGCGCGGCAAGGGTGAGGGAGCTCGCGGGCATCGACCCTGTCTTCACGCTGCCCTTCGACTTGGAGCTCTTCGGCCACTGGTGGTACGAGGGGCCGCTTTTCCTGGAGCGCGTCCTGCGCGCCGTCGAACAATCGGACGACCTGGAGCTTGTCACCCCGGACGATTTTCCCGGGGGTTTGGATATGCCTCTGGTCGTTCCCGCGGAATCTTCGTGGGGGAGGGGGGGCTACGGGGCCACCTGGCTCAACCCGGACGTGATCGATGTCTATTCGCGCGCGGCCGGCCTGTTCGACCGGCTGTGTGCACTTTCCCGGCGCGCGGACCCGCACAGTATCTTCGCGGCCGCCCGCGAGATCATGCTCCTCCAGTCATCGGACTGGGCGTTTGGAATATCCAACGATAATTTTCGGGACTATTTCCTG